A single genomic interval of uncultured Sphaerochaeta sp. harbors:
- a CDS encoding bifunctional 4-hydroxy-2-oxoglutarate aldolase/2-dehydro-3-deoxy-phosphogluconate aldolase, producing the protein MSKADTVLQIIGETKVISIIRGIEGKDAETLIKALQDGGINTLEITMNTPSALSIIEKASAIDGLTVGAGTVLTQEMAKQSIEAGAQFVLSPSLDLKVIEYCLEHQVLPVPGVLTPTELYTAFSHGAELLKIFPAGSLGPQYIKDLLGPFKGMKLLPVGGVSLENTSAFMRSGAYAVGVGSFLANPELARAGDWKTITERAKQFIKEAHNV; encoded by the coding sequence ATGAGTAAAGCAGATACAGTATTACAAATAATTGGTGAGACAAAAGTAATCTCCATTATCAGGGGCATTGAAGGTAAAGATGCAGAGACTCTCATCAAAGCCCTACAGGATGGAGGGATTAATACACTTGAGATTACAATGAATACTCCTTCTGCACTTTCAATCATTGAAAAGGCAAGCGCTATCGATGGCCTGACAGTTGGTGCTGGTACCGTGCTTACCCAGGAAATGGCGAAACAGAGTATTGAGGCAGGGGCGCAATTCGTTCTATCTCCTTCGCTTGATCTCAAGGTCATCGAGTACTGTCTCGAGCATCAAGTCTTACCCGTACCAGGTGTCTTAACACCTACCGAACTCTATACAGCCTTTTCACATGGAGCAGAACTCCTAAAAATTTTTCCCGCTGGTTCATTGGGTCCTCAATATATCAAAGATCTGCTGGGCCCTTTCAAAGGCATGAAATTACTTCCTGTTGGTGGTGTTTCGCTAGAAAACACCTCAGCATTCATGCGCTCAGGAGCATACGCTGTTGGCGTTGGTTCGTTCTTGGCAAACCCTGAGCTTGCTAGAGCTGGGGATTGGAAAACAATAACGGAACGTGCCAAACAATTTATTAAGGAAGCTCATAATGTGTAA